A segment of the Carya illinoinensis cultivar Pawnee chromosome 1, C.illinoinensisPawnee_v1, whole genome shotgun sequence genome:
TGCTGAAACAGTTTGCTAAATGGGAAAtttctcatgttaggagaaATGGCAATGTGTTGGCCCATGTTTTAGCAAAAGATTCTCTTTCCATTTCTGATTTAGTTGTAACAGTGGAGGATGTTCCTCAGTGTATCTTCCAATTAGTTCAATGAAATGGTACAAGAGTTttcccttcaatttttttttttttataataagctgggttttatatatttcataaaactaTTATAATATGTTAAGATGAGCTTAGTTTTTAAATTGAACTTGTATTATAAATCGGGTTGGGCCTAGTTAcatatttttccagaaaatcattatatatatattgttttaaatttgacTCAGCTTGATGTTTAAATTAGACTTGTGGTATGAGTATGCTCAAGCCGCAGCATGTGTTTTGGAATTCTATTTGATGTTTCTTACATGAGTTTGGTTCTATTTGATGTTGGTTCGGTTCAAACTTGGTCCTTgtctttattttgtattttctacATGTTCAAGGCTATATAATGGGTTATGTAAACATTTTTGATTAATTTGTTATGGCTAAGATTAAGAATGTGAGGGGATTTTTTAATGAAGatttttttatagcttttatAATAACTCACTTAAACTTCTAATCACACAGTCACACCCATAGGAATATGGGTGGTGTGCTGCAGTATATTAATTGTGttaataaagagaaatgtacataaatattttcaatttatacAAAACTAGAGGCttgtattttttccttttctttattttgtattttttgcatGTTCAAGGCTATATAATGGGTTGTGTAAATATTGTCAATTAATTTGTTATGGCTAAGAATGTGAGGGAATTTTGTAATAAAGATTTTTTTGCagcttttatattaattttccttattttatatgattatttgCATCTAAGTGAAGCAAGAAatggttatatttttttatataattatttgttgggatTTAATAAAGAAATGATCTATCTTTCTAGTTTCTACCATCTATAGAGAAAGGGAGTGGTTAACGGCGCGCtgtgatttttttactttttttatctaCAGATCTGCGATCTCAACCTTGATGGAGAAATTGATTGTGAGGGATTTGTGGCACTTATCCAGTAGCTGATAGTCAGAGACTGATTCTCACTTTgcctaattgtataatttgtattttgtattgatgTAATTATGTTAATGCTAATTTCTACTGttggtcatttttttttacgTAATTTATGCTACTGTTAGTCTATTTAGTGCACTGTGTATTAGtgcttttgatgtaaattattaaatatgactTATAGTCTCtgatagttctttttttttaagacattttaattttcagtttttaaatatgcttgggaatggatttttatttttctttcttttagaaaGTAGATTTCAATCATTTGATGTATGTAAGATACATGAAAGTAGATTTTAgctgtatttttctcttcttttttgtttaaaaaagacctttctttcttttttaagataatGCAAGTTGCAAATTGCAATTAAGTTGGTAGTTtgctatatgataaatattaaatggtaAATGCTATGATTGATTGATGATTGATCCCCttgtttaaattgtttggatgtatatagaaattttttatttttttgacagtaaaatattttatttaaatttattgtatatagataattttttttatggttatttttatttatctttctaagttttttttttttaatattttttgcttTAAACTAGATAAATTGTTAGTGGATTCTAACTGTTGGGCCGAAATAACTAGTGGTGTTCATTTgggccattggcccatttggaaGCCGGTCGGACCGACCagaccggactggaccgaataggaccggactGCACCGGTCTTTATAaggtttggtccggtccagggtggggaGACCCTAGACCAAATAGGTCCGATTGGGTCCATTATACCCCCCGGGACCGGACCGGCTCGGACCGAACTCCACCctagttatacttatagtgatttagctatatattagtattagtattacttatagtatttaatataactatatagtctatattagtataagtataactatggtatattataatattagactattagtattattttttttaataccatattagactattagtattagtatataattataaatattagtatatttataaaattatttatgtaagttatatttatttatttttatttttttcattcagtccggtccggtccaaaaatggccggtccggtcggtttggCCGGTTTGGACTGGCCGATTCTCACCCCTATCTGGGAGTAGTCGATGTAGGAGGGGAGATTTTCTTGAGAGCTTTCGGCGGCAAAAGGACGACTCTGATTTTCGGAGAATGGGACACCGACGATGAAGCTCGATCGTATTCTTCAATAATATTGGCCAAATCTTCATAGGAGGTGATTGAAACTAGAGTTTCCAAATCTCCGCCCAGTGACTGACACATCAGAGTAACTAAATAGCCACAAAACTCACTAAGCTTAACCATTAACTTTGTAAAAGTCCAAACCAAAAAGCAAAACACTCAACAAATAGATTCACGGAAAATAGAATGATTGCCTCGAAATCGAATCGAACTGTAAAATCCCAAACCAAAAAGCAAAACACTCCCAACAAATAGATTCACGGAAAATAGAACGATTGCCTCGAAATCGAATTGAAACGCATAGAGCaagaatccaaaaaaaaaaaaaaactgggtaAACCCAGAATCTAGATTTTCGAGTTTTAAAAAACTCGAATTCACCTAGGTTATAGACCGGGTCATAATCGGGTATATCTGGGCCGAAACCCAGTGCTGACTTAAAATCCAGATTCTGGGTCGGGTATACCGAATATCCGATCCAAAATTTGGATGAACAATCTTACTCTTCATgtacttttatatttatatttttgaaaaagggCCTAGCCAGCTATCATTCAATGCAAGCTAGCCTATATTTGAATATTGCATGCTCTTAGtcatagattttattaaaatgctACGAATGATGAGATCTAGTGATAATAAATGCAAGATAAATTATACTAAGATTGATGGAGGCCGGTTCTACTTTTCCTTCAGGCCAACGGAACCAGAGCTAGCTCTCAAGCGTGCACTGCTAATTGATATGTACCAGTGAACGAGTTTGGACTGCAAACGTGGAACAGAGCACTGAGCTTATAATGCATTTAACCACTCATGAACTGGTCGCAGCTGACTTAGTAAATTGCACTATTATTATTAGTTAACAACGATGCATGCGCAATGTTTACACAAATTGTATTATACACCTCGCCTATGGTGCGTTTGGATGAACATGAACCGGCCGGAAGGAGGATTAATTCATTTGgattagagatttaaaatccaaAATATCTTATTAATTTGGATCatatattaaaagggaaataatatttacaatataaaGTTGTGTAAATCTAGTCAGActcacttaaaatatatatatatatattatttttttaatatattagactccactttttttctaaatttgtaCATCTTAAAATTGTATATGATATTACTTATATTAAAACTTGAATTTGCATCAAACCCAAATAGGTTTTAAGATTTTAGATTTGTGATTATAGTTAATTTTAGATCCAAATTATAATCCAAATCTAAATCTAAACTCAAACGCCACCCTAATGATACTATCGTGTAATATTGAAATGTTTAGCTACCATTATTTACTCAAAATAATGATATTAGTTTGAGTAATAATTGTGAAAGAagtttatctctatttttttttttttatcaattaacCATTTCCCATACTAGAATTTTCTTGATAACTGTTAATTTTCTCTAGCGAATATATTATAATCTTTGGAAAATTGGTTCAGTCCAATTCAAATTGGTGAATTTAGACATTATTTATTGTAATAATAACTCCCTAGCTTTTAATTTATTGAGATACGTTTTCAACACGTGAGTCGGTTTGGATgatgagttgaattgagttgaaataagttgaaagttaaaagttaaataaaatattatttaaatattattttttaatattattattattttaaaatttaaaaaattaaattttttattatattttatattaaaaattaaaaaaattataataattaaatgaaatgagttgagttgaattaaGTTAGGCTTAATAACTAAACGCAGCCTAAGTATCTATCCAGTCCGGTAAGCGTCATCAAGTATAAATCTAAGGAAAAATTTAATcgtatatataattacaaattaatatgtacactaatttaatataattaattaaaaaataaattttattaatttaatttttaaatataaaaaaattagaattaatacatatattagttCGTCACTTTTCTACGCAGTCTTTTCCGAATGGGGCCATTTTAGTGGTTTTTTCCTGCAGTAGGTGGAAGCTTTAGTtgtcataattaattaatgagagACTTTTAAAACACATTTTCTTCTACAGTTCTCTGGATTTGAGTTTTTCCAAAGCGAAATTTCCGGGTTGGTGCCATTCCCGTAGTAGTTTTCTCCACAAGAAAAAAAGTGAAAGCGATAAGAGAAACACTTGTAACCGGCCCTGTTTTTCTCTAAATTACGGCCTTTCAATGAAAAAATGCCATGTCTACATTCTATTTTAGCAATAATTGTCAATTTTAACGAGAGGCTGTGGAAACAAGTGTTCTTCAGCAGTTCTTTATGTGAGTTTCTTCAAAGCAAAATTTCCGGCATGGAAGTGGTGGCCTTGATTGTCAGCGGAGCAGTCGTAGAAGCTGCTCGGTTTCTCTGTGGTTCTATCTATCATACGATCGAGAACATTGTCAAAGGCCCACAACAGCTTCATGTTTTGAGAAACGAGATGAACTCCCTTATGGATCTTAGGGTTGATGCCGCAAAAGAAATCGAAAGAGCTACTCTGGAAGGAAAGGCAATAAAAGTTCGAGCCACTCGATGGCTTGAGGAGGTTGACGAGCTGCATCGTAAGATGAATGATCAGATTCAAGAAGCAAAGAGTTCCCGATGTTTCGTAAGTTGCAGTACTAAGCGGTATAGAATAAGCAGGGTAGTGGCCGCAGAACATCTAAAAGAGATAGAAAGGCTTCTAGAAGTGGGAAATTCCCTTGCTGGTTCCGTGACTCTCAGTTATCCAGAGTTCAAAGCAGTGGAGCATATTCCCGGACCTTCACTTCAAGATCAAACGGCATCAATATCAGAAGATTTGGCCAAAACTATGACTCTTGTCTGACGATAAATACGGCATAATTGGTATATGGGGAATGGGAGAAATCGGCAAAACTAATCTGGTGAGAAATTTGAACAATGAGCTCGAAAGTAAATCAAATCTGCCTTTTCGCTGTGTACTATGGGTTACGGTGTCCAAAAATTTGGACATAAAAAAGATCCAGTTGAGAATAGCTTCCAGATTGGGTTTGAATCTGGAAGAAAGTTTAGGAGCGGATGGAATGGCTATTCAACTTTATCAAAGACTAAAGGTggaaagttttcttctcattctcGATGATGTTTGGGAGAAAATTGATTTGGACAAATTGGGTGTCCCTCGGCCTAGCGATCACGAGGGTTGTAAGATCATATTGACATGTAGATCTTTTGATGTATGCAGGGTCATGCCGActgattttgaatttaaaatgagCGTTTTGAGGGATGAAGTCGCTTGGCGACTATTTAGTCGATATGCGAGGGATGTGGTTAGTTTGGAACATATCAGACCACTTGCAGAGGCAATTTGTAGGGAGTGTCAGGGATTGCCTTTGGCCATCGTCACCATGGGAGCAGCTATGAGAGGAAAGACGAAGCCTGAGTTGTGGAACCATGCTTTGAATCAATTGCGAAGATCGGTGCCTTGTGCAGCAGGCATTGAGGAGTTGCTATATAACCCTTTGAAGTGGAGTTACGACTCATTAGAAGGTAAAGACTTGAAAAATTGTTTCCTTTACTGCTCTTTGTTTCCTGAGGACTTCTCAATTGATATAAGTGAACTGGTATGGTGTTGGCTAGCGGAAGGTTTAATAGATGAACGAGAAAACTATGAGGACTTCTTTAGTCGAGGAATTACTTTGATTGAAAATCTTAAGGACTCCTGTTTGTTGGAAGACGGTTCCTGGGAGGGTACTGTGAAGATGCATGACGTTGTTCGTGATGTTAGCATATGGATTGCGTCATCCTGCAGCGAGGATGGAAGTAAATCCCTAGTTCGTTCAGGAAATGGGTTGAAAGAGATTTCAGCTACTGAGCTATCAAATTCACTCAAAAGAGTTTCTTTCATGAATAACGATTTAGAAAGACTACCTAATGACTCTGTGATACAATGTTCAAAGGCATCAACTTTGCTACTACAAGATAATCCTGGCCTTGACCGAGTTCCTGTGAGATTTTTGGAAGGATTTGGAGCACTGAGACTCTTGATGAATATCAGTGGGACCCGCATCAAGTCATTGCCTGATTCTCTTCTTCAACTAGATGACCTCCATGCTCTTCTTTTGAGTAACTGCAAGGATCTCGAAGAATTGCCCCCATTGGAAAGGCTCAATAAACTTCAAGTGCTTGATCTCTCTAGGACTGGTATCAGAGAATTGCCAAGAGGGTTAGAGCAACTCAGCAACTTAAGGCATCTAAACTTAGGCGAGACTCACCAACTGAAAGTGGTTCAAGCTGGAGTCATATCCAAGTTGTCCAATTTAGAAGTTCTGGACCTGTCAGACAATGGCTACATTTGGAAAGTGAAGGGAGCGGTAAAAGAGGAGGAAGCATGTTTTGAAGAGCTCCAATGCCTTGAGCGATTACATGTTTTATCCATCAGATTGATTCCGCGTTACACTCCCCATGATACAATTATTTCTTGGATAAATAGATTAAAAGCATTCATAATTGTTATCGGATGGGAGTGTATTCCGTATTCTCTTCCAGGTATTTTCTaagatatttgaattttaaatatcatttaattttttttgtttaattattatctaatcattataatttttttaaatttttaaataaaacacaaaaaaacataatcttttttccaattttgaaataaaactactatttaaaattatattcaattttttttagaatttaaaatatttttatttaatattttcttacccACTGAaattcaatataatatattaattcaaaacattttattgttatttgcaAACTCTTTTACACAGCACTTCAGGATTATCGGTCAGGTGCCCAAAGATGCGTGGTTATCGGTCGGATTGATCTCTTGGGAGTACAGAGCGGGTGGTGGTGGAGTAGTGCGAGTGATCTATGTTTAAGAAGTTGTCAAGGACTTAATGGAATGCTACAAGACTTGGTCATTAACAGTGTTGGTAGAagctttatatatttaaaaaagctTGAGATTAGTTACTCTGACAGCAGTTTTCAGACTAGAGGACGTGCATCACAGTATGACCTACTACCCAATTTGGAGGAACTTAGTCTGATACGCATGACAGGCGTTGAAAGCATTTCAGAACTAGTCAACCATCTCGGGCTGAGATTTCAGAGACTGAAAACAATACTGGTGATTGCCTGTTCGAAGATGAAATATCTTCTCTCCCTTGGTAACTCCAATATTCGCACAATGCCAAACCTAGAAGCAATACAGGTACGCTGTTGTTCCAAGTTAGAAGAGCTCTTCAATTATCTTCCATTGCAGAATATGGCTCCAGATCCTATTACCCCAAAACTACAAAAATTGGAATTGAGGAACCTTCCCAAATTAAGGAATCTTTGTAGTGACGAAAAGACCTGGCCGGATATAGACCAGGTTGAGGTGATCAACTGCAATCTTCTGGGCATTGAGCAAAAATAAGATGGAATTAAATAAGTTGGAGGAACGCATTGGAGCAGCATGCAGGCGGAACTAAATAATATTTGATGTATTTTGGGAGTGCCATTTGATGTAATGACCATCAGCTTTCTTATGTACATTAActtttgtttttaaagttaGGAGAGATGGGAATGCACCTCAACATATAGACATTATagatcttaaataaataataatagtatttgcaactaaattaatatattttgattcattaattatGGAATAAATTTGGTTGAGAAAAATCTCTAGTAATTATATTTGCTGCATGCATGCTGTATAAAATAACGACTAATAAGTAAAAAACTTTCCCATGCGCCAAACCGTATCACCTTTCCCTTAAAAGCTAGAATACaactcttttataaattttttacaatttttttttttaattgtgttatttttataaaataatgttatttttacggctatgttttatgaaaatacataattataaaatagctTTCCAAAATGGTTGTTTTAATCATTATTTTACACCAATAAGACTCATGACTAAAAGCATGTTGCAATGCAGAATCTCAGCATGTTGAGGCTACCGTTTGTTATATACAGATAATTGTGAATTAATATAGTTTCAAGTTTTAACTTAAAATTGAAAGTCAAAGTTAAAAAGATAAGAAATTActtctataatatttattatatatttaattacaaCAAATACTTTGAAATAATTATAGTTACCATTTGGTAGAAGAGTCCCGAAGTTAATATTCAGTTATCCCACTTTCCTCCCATGTCACCCCAACTTGGAGATCATCAGGTCCATGCAGCCCACAATCATCTAGCACTCACTTCCAATGGGCGGGCTTGGAAAGTTTGGTCCACCTTCCATCTTATCGATTGGGCATTTAGCAACATACCATACATTTTTTATCTGGAGCTTGGTCCAATATCACCAACACCCACTGTTTTGCGTGCCACCTCGGCCACATATCACATGCCTGGCTTCCACATAGAATATCTCCGGCATCAAACCAATCCATACTGGAAGGGATATTTGAGCCCCTACAATATTAGCTAAAAAATAAAGTCAAAAAGGAACTCAAACTCCTAAGAGGGAGAGGACTTATACTTCTAGCAGGAGATGGACTCACACTTCTAACAGGAGATGACTCAGATTCCTAAGAGGAGATAGGCTCCTACTCCTAGAAGGAAAATGTTTCACAATGCAAATTAGACTCCTACCGCTCCAAGGAAATAACATCTATAAATAGCCTACAGGTGGTAACAAATGGAGAACTTGATTTACTTTATCTTTTACATACACTTACCCTCATATTATTAttgtgactttggcattggagtgtcCCCAAGGCAACCAGTGCTGCCATTTTATTCATTGCAGATCCTCCATGTGATCGGTGGTgtgaaacacgtccttaacacACACAATCTAATTCACATCTATAAATAGCCTACATGTGGTAACAAGTGGGGAACTTGATTTACTTCATCTTTTATATACACTTACCCTCATATTATTAttgtgactttggcattggagtgtcCTCATGGCAACCAGTGCTCAAGGGTGTACAAGAAACTGACAAATCGGTTGTGACCGACACAGACCGACAGTCGGAGTCCGGAACCAACCGGAACCACCAAGGAACCGGTCGGTGGGCGGTAGAAATTTAACAAAATCGACGTATGTCGGTTCGGCCAACcacatatacttttttttttttttttaatttatacctatataaaacgacgccattttacttaagtttaagtggaaCAACATTGTTTAATGCCTTCAGTTGTGTTTAAAACACATCTAAATGATGCCGTTTGTATTAAACCAAACGACATCGTTTTATCtatgagaaatgaaaaaaaaaataagtagaacAATGTCGTTGGATTTAGAACCAAACGACGTCATttggatcttcttcttcttccctgatTCACATCAATttctcatcctctctctctctctctctctctctctctctctctctctctctctctctctctctctctctctctctctctctctcttcttagaGAACCAGCACCACTAGGGGAATCGAGAACCGACCGTGAACCGCTGGAGTAGATACGGATggttttcctcctccccatcGACTGGTTACGGTCGATTGCTCTGGCATATCTCACCTTGTCGGTCGGCGTTGGTTTTACCCAAAAATCGAGCCGATgaggtcggttttcacccctaccaGTTTTGCCCTTTTATTCATTGTAGATCCTCCGTGTggttggtggtgtgaaacacgtccttaacacACACAATCTAATTCcctcttacattttttttttaatacagaCCTTTGCTTTCTAATGTACTAACGATAGttgctaagaaaaaaaaattacgtacACTATTATCATGATACCAAAAAATAGGCTTGTGCATAAAAGGTCTTGGGCCGATCCATCTGCTAGATTCGACATGAGCTTTTGTCAGGGTTCATCGGATCCAATCCATTAATGGGTTTGCAACACCTTAATATcaatcaaaatcattttgaaccAAGCCCTTCTCCTCAAACCCTAGCCACCTCTCCGTTCGTCGTCGTAGTTTGTCATTTTCATTTGTCATTGTCGTCCTTTACTCTATCTATGACACCTCCAACTCCCACGTATAGACATGTGAAAATTGAGacgttgggatgatgacaacacaggtcataCATCACAacgacaagtgctaagtgtgtgcacatgtAACACATGTAAGACAAAAGACACAGCAGATAAGTTaaagtcaatcaactaagtaccagaattgttaaatacaaatttgtttaaatacaagcaTTTCAAAAAGTATTACAGTTGTCCAATAAAAACATGATTAAGCCAAAATACAATAACAAAAAATGGTAAATAAATCCCAACACTCGAGAaagtgatccccgatcactcctcagtggagccgcatcctcaagcTCGGCATCTTCATCTGCTTCAAAATCTACAATATCAATAAACAATATTGCAAGTAAGTAATAGACCAAACAGCTTAAGATAcgaaaatacattcatgccacaacaattatgcatgcatataatgaaatatgcatgagacccaaaaatcattttctccaaaaatgattatttttcaacACATGCCAACATTCCATTTTGGCCTAAAAACCAAAtccattaaaaataacatttgtcattttctcagaaaatggcccagtattaaaatccaccatttttccaaaaaatggttcacataaatcattttatccaaaaccaaaTATCCCATTTTAATcgatctgtatgcaccatgatctcccctagggatcatttgCTCACCCTGACTCCCTTCGCCATACCACAGGTAGCGACAATGTATATGATTTCGTAatgagcaatgcccagttccgctTTCAACTttttcgtagccaagcatcttcTAACCCCTGCCAACAgaggggccatggagtcggcTTGAGAGTGTTACCATCTCATCCGATCCCATTGTCGCTCAATGACAACTTAGGGGACGCCACTCAGTATattccactcctgagtgactagaggagttccaccgagataataccccatctcggcttgtggttgtgatacacacgcacccataaaccattttacatatgaaaatccaattttcatttccaacacatgaacatgcatgcaattatgcgaaaacccagtttttatTCATGCttatgaacatgcatgcaattatgcagTATATAACATGAACCCAAGCAGAACATAAAAATACCAAGCACAATCCAACCTCGccaacaactccatcctccaatccaaccgacCCTCAAACTTCTCGGACTCAACGCCTGACAAAACGAACCTGATCATAAAAAATTGttagtgtaaaatatatttaaatctcaaaaaggtATTTGAAAATTACTTACAGTGATGAAAGGCACTTTGAAAGATCAAAGGTCACGCCAAAAGCGGCAGATCTACGATTTCCAAGGAACggtcgtgggtctcaaaatacccaattttgaacggagacaaatGAAGATTTGGGATGGCTAGGGAAGGGCTTAGGGGTGTTGGTGAAGTTAATGgtagtggtggttggccatgggtggtggcgTGGGCAGCGGTTGAAAGCCAAAAAGCATAAATCAAAGATGTAGCTCAAGGGGCTTCAAGGGTAGTGGATCAGGGCTGaggatgggtgggttaggttgcTGGAAGGCCGGTGGTGAAGTggtaaagagatggtggctaGTAGTGGTACAACGACGACGAAATGGAGGAAAAGTCGTGAGGCTTGGTGGACTTCGTGGGAGGAAAAGGCTGGGAGTTAAGGGCTGAACTTGGTGGAGGAGGGTGGCCGGCAAGAGAGGAAGCTACTATGGTGGTGGTAGTGCCAAAGAGTGACACACGGCAGAGCAGAAAAAATGCACAACCTAATCAGGCTACACA
Coding sequences within it:
- the LOC122308014 gene encoding disease resistance protein At4g27190-like isoform X1, with the translated sequence MGEIGKTNLVRNLNNELESKSNLPFRCVLWVTVSKNLDIKKIQLRIASRLGLNLEESLGADGMAIQLYQRLKVESFLLILDDVWEKIDLDKLGVPRPSDHEGCKIILTCRSFDVCRVMPTDFEFKMSVLRDEVAWRLFSRYARDVVSLEHIRPLAEAICRECQGLPLAIVTMGAAMRGKTKPELWNHALNQLRRSVPCAAGIEELLYNPLKWSYDSLEGKDLKNCFLYCSLFPEDFSIDISELVWCWLAEGLIDERENYEDFFSRGITLIENLKDSCLLEDGSWEGTVKMHDVVRDVSIWIASSCSEDGSKSLVRSGNGLKEISATELSNSLKRVSFMNNDLERLPNDSVIQCSKASTLLLQDNPGLDRVPVRFLEGFGALRLLMNISGTRIKSLPDSLLQLDDLHALLLSNCKDLEELPPLERLNKLQVLDLSRTGIRELPRGLEQLSNLRHLNLGETHQLKVVQAGVISKLSNLEVLDLSDNGYIWKVKGAVKEEEACFEELQCLERLHVLSIRLIPRYTPHDTIISWINRLKAFIIVIGWECIPYSLPALQDYRSGAQRCVVIGRIDLLGVQSGWWWSSASDLCLRSCQGLNGMLQDLVINSVGRSFIYLKKLEISYSDSSFQTRGRASQYDLLPNLEELSLIRMTGVESISELVNHLGLRFQRLKTILVIACSKMKYLLSLGNSNIRTMPNLEAIQVRCCSKLEELFNYLPLQNMAPDPITPKLQKLELRNLPKLRNLCSDEKTWPDIDQVEVINCNLLGIEQK
- the LOC122308014 gene encoding disease resistance protein At4g27190-like isoform X2, which translates into the protein MPTDFEFKMSVLRDEVAWRLFSRYARDVVSLEHIRPLAEAICRECQGLPLAIVTMGAAMRGKTKPELWNHALNQLRRSVPCAAGIEELLYNPLKWSYDSLEGKDLKNCFLYCSLFPEDFSIDISELVWCWLAEGLIDERENYEDFFSRGITLIENLKDSCLLEDGSWEGTVKMHDVVRDVSIWIASSCSEDGSKSLVRSGNGLKEISATELSNSLKRVSFMNNDLERLPNDSVIQCSKASTLLLQDNPGLDRVPVRFLEGFGALRLLMNISGTRIKSLPDSLLQLDDLHALLLSNCKDLEELPPLERLNKLQVLDLSRTGIRELPRGLEQLSNLRHLNLGETHQLKVVQAGVISKLSNLEVLDLSDNGYIWKVKGAVKEEEACFEELQCLERLHVLSIRLIPRYTPHDTIISWINRLKAFIIVIGWECIPYSLPALQDYRSGAQRCVVIGRIDLLGVQSGWWWSSASDLCLRSCQGLNGMLQDLVINSVGRSFIYLKKLEISYSDSSFQTRGRASQYDLLPNLEELSLIRMTGVESISELVNHLGLRFQRLKTILVIACSKMKYLLSLGNSNIRTMPNLEAIQVRCCSKLEELFNYLPLQNMAPDPITPKLQKLELRNLPKLRNLCSDEKTWPDIDQVEVINCNLLGIEQK